The segment CTGCCACTATACTAATCCCGCGCTTTTTTGTAAATATTAATCTAATTCTAGGATATTTTAGAAGAAAAATCAAGTCCGAAGTTTTAAGGTTGGCATTTTAAAAAGAATCACGTATAATGATTTAATATGATTGAGTTTCGAGGCATAGAAAAAATTTATCCTCCAAATATAACCGCTCTGGATGGTGTTAATTTGAAAATTAACGCCGGAGAGTTTGTTTCTATTGTGGGTCAGTCAGGAACAGGCAAGACAACTCTTATAAAACTTTTGACTGCGGAGGAGCGTCCAACGCGAGGAAAAATAACTATTTCCGACTGGGATATCACAAAAATCAGGCGTTCTGAAATTCCGACGCTTCGCCGGCAGATCGGAGTTATTTTTCAGGATTTTAAATTATTGCCTAAAAAAACTATTTTTGAAAATGTTGCTTTTGCCCTGGAAGTTTGCGGCGCGTCATCCCACAGAATAAAAACGATTGTTCCGCAGGTTTTGCGCATTGTGGGTTTGGAAGAAAAATCTGGCCGCTATCCAAAACAGGTTTCTGGCGGTGAACAGCAGAGAGTAGCCATTGCCCGCGCTCTTATCCACCGGCCGAAAATTTTGGTTGCCGATGAGCCGACAGGAAATTTAGATTCCATTAACACAAGAGAGATTGCCGATTTACTTTTGAAAATAAATGAGTTTGGCACGACAGTTATTTTAGTTTCTCACAATCGGGAGCTGGTGAATTCCTTGCGGCGAAGAGTTGTGACACTCGAGCAGGGGACGGTTATCAGTGATCAGGAAGTTGGGAAATACGTTCTATAATTTTTCAATGTAATTACTCAATTACTAATTACCCAATTACTTCACTACAATCTGTAAT is part of the Patescibacteria group bacterium genome and harbors:
- the ftsE gene encoding cell division ATP-binding protein FtsE, giving the protein MIEFRGIEKIYPPNITALDGVNLKINAGEFVSIVGQSGTGKTTLIKLLTAEERPTRGKITISDWDITKIRRSEIPTLRRQIGVIFQDFKLLPKKTIFENVAFALEVCGASSHRIKTIVPQVLRIVGLEEKSGRYPKQVSGGEQQRVAIARALIHRPKILVADEPTGNLDSINTREIADLLLKINEFGTTVILVSHNRELVNSLRRRVVTLEQGTVISDQEVGKYVL